One part of the Bacillus sp. FJAT-27916 genome encodes these proteins:
- a CDS encoding BsuPI-related putative proteinase inhibitor has protein sequence MKKAWVFLVCLLILSACGDDNQNSNTANEGNGGEPVNVQPDQSGVTAEHLKASLVERKQENDTYQFEYAVENKSDKTIHLTFNSGQKFDYILLNEAGDIIEQGSEGKFFTQALVEQDLKPGERLTFEIPLKDLPPGSYTLEAWLTAGSEKTDYKQLLKFTIE, from the coding sequence ATGAAAAAAGCATGGGTGTTTCTCGTGTGCCTTTTAATCCTTTCGGCCTGTGGAGATGATAATCAGAATTCCAATACAGCGAATGAGGGGAATGGAGGAGAACCAGTGAATGTTCAGCCTGATCAAAGCGGTGTGACTGCAGAACATTTAAAGGCAAGCTTAGTTGAAAGGAAACAAGAGAATGATACGTATCAATTTGAATATGCGGTTGAAAACAAGTCAGATAAAACCATTCATTTAACGTTTAACAGCGGTCAGAAGTTCGATTATATACTCCTAAATGAAGCGGGAGATATAATCGAACAAGGTTCAGAGGGCAAGTTCTTTACTCAAGCCCTGGTAGAGCAGGATTTGAAGCCTGGTGAACGATTAACCTTCGAGATTCCATTGAAGGATTTACCCCCGGGCAGCTATACGCTTGAAGCATGGCTGACAGCTGGAAGTGAGAAAACAGATTATAAGCAGCTGCTTAAGTTTACGATTGAATAA
- the pepT gene encoding peptidase T: protein MNNPLVERFLTYVKVDTQSNEESQTTPSTEKQYNLLNLLKDELTSIGMEEITLDENGYLFATLPANTDKNVPTIGFLAHVDTATDFTGANVKPQIVDNYDGGDIVLNKALNIILSPKDFPELEGYKGQTLITTDGTTLLGADDKAGIAEIMTAMDYLIKHPEIKHGKIRVAFTPDEEIGRGPHKFDVERFNADFAYTMDGGPLGELEFESFNAAAAKLTVKGTNVHPGSAKNKMVNSMKIAMDFHAELPKEEAPEFTEGYEGFYHLLAMNGDVEQTNLSYIIRDHVRAKFEAKKSTMQAIAAKYQEKYGQENIILEVNDQYYNMGEKIEPVKEIVDVAHQAMVNLGIKPIVKPIRGGTDGSQLSFMGLPTPNIFAGGENFHGKFEYVSVQSMEKASEVIVELVQLFEQRS from the coding sequence ATGAACAACCCATTAGTTGAACGATTTCTTACATATGTGAAGGTGGATACTCAATCTAACGAGGAAAGCCAAACAACGCCTTCCACTGAAAAACAATATAATTTATTGAATTTGCTAAAGGATGAACTTACCTCCATCGGAATGGAAGAAATCACCCTTGATGAAAATGGCTATTTATTCGCTACTCTGCCAGCGAATACGGATAAAAACGTACCGACCATCGGATTTTTGGCACATGTGGATACAGCGACTGATTTCACTGGCGCAAATGTTAAGCCGCAAATCGTTGACAATTATGACGGCGGGGACATTGTCTTGAACAAAGCCCTCAACATCATTCTATCACCAAAGGATTTTCCAGAGCTTGAGGGGTATAAAGGCCAAACACTCATTACAACAGATGGTACTACCCTGCTTGGGGCAGATGATAAAGCAGGCATCGCAGAAATCATGACTGCAATGGACTATTTAATCAAGCATCCGGAAATCAAGCATGGCAAGATCCGCGTTGCGTTCACTCCTGATGAAGAGATTGGCCGCGGACCGCATAAATTCGACGTTGAACGCTTCAATGCTGACTTTGCCTACACAATGGATGGCGGACCGCTTGGAGAGCTTGAATTTGAAAGCTTTAATGCTGCAGCAGCCAAGCTTACTGTAAAGGGCACTAATGTTCACCCAGGCTCCGCGAAGAATAAGATGGTCAATTCCATGAAGATTGCGATGGACTTCCACGCTGAGCTTCCAAAGGAAGAAGCACCTGAATTCACTGAGGGCTATGAAGGCTTCTATCATTTGCTGGCAATGAACGGAGATGTTGAACAAACGAATCTCTCCTATATCATCCGTGATCACGTCCGTGCTAAATTCGAAGCAAAAAAATCAACTATGCAAGCAATTGCAGCAAAATACCAAGAAAAGTATGGTCAAGAAAACATCATCCTTGAAGTAAATGACCAATACTACAATATGGGCGAGAAAATTGAGCCTGTGAAGGAAATCGTTGATGTTGCCCATCAAGCAATGGTTAACCTAGGAATTAAACCAATTGTTAAGCCGATTCGCGGCGGTACAGACGGCTCCCAACTGTCCTTCATGGGGCTTCCGACACCAAATATTTTTGCCGGGGGCGAGAATTTCCACGGTAAATTCGAATACGTTTCCGTCCAAAGCATGGAAAAAGCATCTGAAGTCATCGTGGAATTAGTTCAGTTATTTGAACAGCGTTCCTAA
- a CDS encoding DUF421 domain-containing protein, whose product MAYVFMIIKIISGFISLLVIIRLMGKKELAEASPLDIVYSVALGDLVGDAAYDPAVKFYDIFIAVGVWSLLIYSTDLVSRKVPFLGRRIKGESELLIHNGQIMKKVMRKNRLSEHEVENLLRQNGAFHLEDVKVGILEANGKLSVLKE is encoded by the coding sequence ATGGCATATGTGTTTATGATCATCAAGATTATTTCTGGATTTATATCCCTCCTTGTCATTATCCGATTAATGGGCAAGAAGGAACTGGCTGAGGCTAGTCCGCTGGATATTGTATATTCAGTGGCTCTGGGAGATTTGGTAGGGGATGCAGCATATGATCCAGCTGTGAAATTTTATGATATCTTCATTGCAGTTGGTGTATGGTCATTACTCATTTATTCAACTGACTTGGTCTCTCGTAAGGTTCCGTTTCTCGGACGCAGGATTAAAGGAGAATCTGAATTATTAATTCATAATGGTCAGATAATGAAGAAGGTGATGCGCAAAAACCGTCTGTCAGAGCACGAAGTAGAAAACCTGCTGAGGCAGAATGGTGCCTTTCACTTGGAGGATGTGAAGGTGGGAATATTAGAAGCGAACGGCAAGCTTTCTGTTTTAAAGGAGTAA
- a CDS encoding aromatic acid exporter family protein, translating to MFTIGSRTVKTAIGGMIALSIAQMLGLENASTAAVITLLSVQSTQRKSILIAWKRLLACLLGMGLAILIFEGCAYTPVAVGLLLFIYVPLMAKLGLQDGIVPGFVIVMQLFMSYAITEALLINQLCIVLIGILVALLFNLYMPSVEGEIKKIMQELDGNFEIIFLQFSRFIRKKERVWNDEYIIRTKRLLETGMDLARRSEENSFFKRESFYLPYFSKRLQQFQIVERMVPLIIHLPTTFEQNDMIADLVEEFGANLKEPEIMLEKLQSLRQRFESMDLPKTREEFETRAALLILLNKIEQFIELEQ from the coding sequence ATGTTTACGATTGGAAGCAGAACGGTGAAAACGGCGATTGGAGGAATGATTGCCTTATCCATTGCCCAGATGCTTGGTTTGGAGAATGCCAGCACGGCTGCTGTGATTACGCTTTTAAGTGTGCAGAGCACACAGCGGAAAAGCATCTTGATTGCCTGGAAAAGGCTTTTGGCCTGCTTGCTTGGGATGGGCCTTGCTATCCTGATATTTGAAGGCTGTGCCTATACACCAGTTGCAGTTGGACTTCTCCTATTTATTTATGTACCGTTAATGGCGAAGCTTGGCCTTCAGGACGGGATTGTTCCAGGCTTTGTAATTGTCATGCAGCTTTTCATGTCGTATGCCATTACAGAGGCGCTTCTCATCAATCAATTATGCATTGTATTGATTGGGATTCTTGTGGCCCTGCTATTTAATCTATATATGCCAAGTGTAGAGGGAGAAATCAAAAAAATCATGCAGGAGCTCGATGGCAACTTCGAAATTATATTCCTGCAATTCAGCCGCTTTATCCGTAAAAAGGAGCGGGTTTGGAATGATGAATATATTATTCGGACGAAGAGGCTTCTTGAGACGGGAATGGATTTAGCCAGAAGAAGTGAGGAGAATTCCTTCTTTAAAAGAGAATCCTTCTATCTTCCCTATTTCTCAAAACGGCTCCAGCAGTTCCAAATTGTCGAACGGATGGTACCGCTGATTATTCATTTGCCAACCACCTTTGAGCAAAATGATATGATAGCTGATTTAGTAGAGGAATTTGGAGCAAATCTTAAAGAACCAGAAATCATGCTCGAGAAGCTCCAATCCTTGAGGCAGCGGTTTGAAAGCATGGACCTTCCAAAAACGCGGGAGGAATTCGAAACTC
- a CDS encoding DNA/RNA non-specific endonuclease, whose translation MDDLFIVLFLLSIVALIVGLIKPSLVLKWLPENKRKRKSALLIFGAAAILFFVLIGVTAPPVEENTNSDSQAEQQQEEAKEKEEAKAKADEEAKAKEEAKAQAEAEAKAQAEAKAKEEKAKKEAEEKAKAKEKAEAKEKEEAAKKNTEAQFAGYKQIEVDGGDTSGYRQANVVVDIGFGDRKYWAFTNEYGQLVRVIADKIILQDDSSEPVNSSGRYYSDEAKVPGVESDRYDEGHIIADSLGGVSNAYNITPQESTLNRHGDQAYMEKVIRDAGGATNFEAIITYPNTKTQIPSSYQYTYTVKGNKVVDKFDNVNPDKVNESSGLTENKSSGSTSSNKNSTGSNKTGDLSSVDKNGNGEVTIQEAKDAGYSMPITKDHWLYPYMRDNDGDGLVGE comes from the coding sequence ATGGATGATTTGTTTATAGTACTATTCTTACTATCTATTGTAGCTTTGATTGTGGGTTTAATAAAACCAAGCCTCGTATTGAAATGGCTGCCTGAGAACAAAAGGAAAAGAAAGTCTGCACTTTTGATTTTTGGTGCCGCAGCCATATTGTTTTTCGTCTTGATTGGTGTAACTGCACCTCCGGTAGAGGAAAATACGAATAGTGACTCACAGGCAGAGCAACAGCAAGAAGAAGCCAAAGAGAAGGAAGAAGCTAAAGCGAAAGCCGATGAAGAAGCGAAGGCCAAAGAAGAGGCAAAGGCTCAGGCAGAGGCGGAAGCTAAAGCTCAGGCAGAAGCTAAGGCTAAGGAAGAGAAAGCAAAGAAAGAGGCTGAAGAAAAAGCCAAAGCCAAAGAAAAGGCAGAGGCTAAAGAGAAGGAAGAAGCAGCAAAGAAAAATACAGAAGCACAGTTCGCTGGATACAAACAAATTGAAGTGGATGGCGGTGATACGTCCGGATACCGTCAAGCTAACGTTGTTGTTGATATTGGCTTTGGGGACCGTAAATATTGGGCATTCACTAATGAATACGGGCAACTAGTGCGTGTCATTGCTGACAAAATTATTCTGCAAGACGACAGCAGCGAACCTGTCAATTCGTCTGGAAGATACTACTCTGATGAGGCAAAAGTACCCGGTGTGGAAAGTGATCGTTATGATGAAGGACATATCATAGCTGATTCTCTCGGAGGGGTATCGAATGCGTATAATATTACCCCGCAAGAAAGTACATTGAACAGGCATGGGGACCAAGCTTATATGGAAAAAGTGATTCGTGATGCAGGTGGTGCGACAAATTTTGAAGCAATTATTACTTATCCGAATACAAAAACACAGATTCCTTCAAGCTACCAGTATACGTATACCGTAAAGGGTAACAAGGTCGTGGATAAATTTGACAATGTTAACCCGGATAAAGTAAACGAATCAAGTGGTTTAACAGAAAACAAATCTTCTGGTTCAACTAGTTCAAATAAAAATTCAACTGGTTCAAACAAAACCGGTGATCTTTCTAGTGTCGATAAGAATGGCAATGGTGAGGTGACGATTCAAGAAGCAAAAGATGCAGGTTACAGCATGCCTATTACGAAAGACCACTGGTTGTATCCTTATATGAGGGATAACGATGGTGACGGGCTGGTAGGTGAGTAG
- a CDS encoding endonuclease I family protein yields MKLEQQAINIILQAVRAKEQELQEASSHFQQHRIPDESIFGDELMKLLPNMYAELNAVQSIEDPLKEILNQYYDETSDNQLKAAYYQDLSLDAPKEGLLNSLTNLISTTHANPLPYSRSKKLLHSLVDLHEDGKARSIYSGKSMEAGTLLSYDLVYEAAVREEISKYPSLQNLNGSQEDLLESVLTALALNVEHIIPQSWFDKASPMVGDLNHLFTCETTCNSFRSNIPYYDFDDYPSASKEIIRNDCGKRDGEERFEPQNGKGAVARANLYFLTRYPDILPQDRRKAIDIPMLIKWHEENPVTLYEKHRNWCIHHLQGNRNPYIDFPDKAAVLI; encoded by the coding sequence ATGAAGCTTGAACAGCAAGCCATTAATATCATCCTCCAAGCAGTCCGTGCCAAAGAACAAGAGCTTCAAGAGGCCTCATCCCATTTTCAGCAGCACAGAATCCCTGATGAATCCATTTTTGGTGACGAGCTAATGAAACTGTTACCTAATATGTATGCGGAATTAAACGCTGTTCAATCGATAGAGGACCCCTTGAAAGAAATTCTAAATCAGTATTATGATGAAACTTCAGATAATCAGCTAAAAGCAGCCTACTACCAGGACCTTTCATTGGATGCCCCCAAAGAAGGGCTGCTGAACAGTCTTACAAACTTAATCTCCACTACACACGCAAATCCGCTCCCCTATTCACGGAGCAAGAAGTTGCTTCATTCCTTAGTCGATCTTCATGAAGATGGGAAGGCAAGAAGTATTTACTCAGGCAAGAGCATGGAAGCCGGCACCTTGCTTTCATATGACTTGGTATATGAAGCGGCCGTTCGCGAGGAAATCAGCAAGTATCCTTCCTTACAAAATTTGAACGGTTCCCAAGAGGACCTTCTTGAATCAGTTCTAACTGCCCTGGCTTTAAATGTTGAACATATCATCCCACAATCCTGGTTTGATAAAGCAAGCCCAATGGTCGGTGATTTAAACCACTTATTCACCTGTGAAACAACCTGTAATTCTTTCAGAAGCAATATCCCTTATTATGATTTTGACGATTATCCAAGCGCTTCTAAGGAAATCATCCGCAATGATTGCGGGAAACGCGATGGGGAAGAACGCTTTGAGCCGCAAAATGGAAAAGGGGCCGTTGCGAGGGCAAATTTATATTTCTTAACCAGGTATCCGGATATCTTGCCTCAAGACCGGCGGAAAGCCATTGATATCCCCATGCTGATTAAATGGCACGAAGAAAATCCCGTTACCCTTTATGAAAAGCATCGAAATTGGTGCATTCATCATCTTCAAGGAAACCGGAATCCGTATATTGACTTTCCAGATAAAGCTGCTGTACTCATTTAA